The following are encoded together in the Meriones unguiculatus strain TT.TT164.6M chromosome 16, Bangor_MerUng_6.1, whole genome shotgun sequence genome:
- the LOC110563656 gene encoding MICOS complex subunit Mic26: MFKVIQRSVGPASLSLLTFRVYAAPKKDSAHKNCIKVDELSLYSVPEGRSKYVEEPRTQLEENISELRHHFEPYTSWCEEIYSRTKPKVEGFVQWGVDKYEYLQNAPPGFFPRLGVIGFAGFVGLIFARGSKIKKLVYPPFFMGLGASIYYPQQAISIAQVSGEKLYDLGLRGYIVVEDLWKEHVQKPGNVKNSPGNK, translated from the coding sequence ATGTTCAAGGTAATTCAGAGATCTGTTGGGCCAGCCAGCCTGAGCCTGCTCACCTTCAGAGTCTATGCAGCTCCCAAAAAGGATTCAGCTCACAAAAATTGCATAAAGGTTGATGAGCTTTCACTCTACTCAGTTCCTGAGGGTCGGTCTAAATATGTGGAGGAGCCAAGGACTCAACTTGAAGAAAACATCTCAGAACTCCGACATCATTTTGAGCCATATACAAGTTGGTGTGAGGAAATATATTCCCGAACTAAACCAAAGGTGGAAGGCTTTGTCCAGTGGGGAGTAGACAAATATGAATATCTTCAAAATGCGCCTCCTGGATTTTTCCCAAGACTTGGTGTTATTGGTTTTGCTGGTTTTGTTGGACTCATTTTTGCTAGAGGTTCAAAAATAAAGAAGCTGGTGTATCCTCCTTTTTTCATGGGATTAGGTGCCTCTATCTATTACCCACAACAAGCCATCTCCATTGCCCAGGTCAGCGGAGAGAAGTTATATGACTTGGGATTACGAGGGTACATAGTTGTAGAAGATTTGTGGAAGGAACATGTCCAGAAGCCAGGAAATGTGAAGAATTCACCtggaaataaatag